The following proteins are co-located in the Bosea sp. AS-1 genome:
- a CDS encoding RES family NAD+ phosphorylase, translated as MTDPASLPITRIAWRGAVRIIRSIFPPIDLFEDIADPADWPLLIAAEQKTNPRLMETIGNLDLVPPERRVSGVGASWLMAPFTHVSVDRPSRFSDGSFGVLYIGDRFDVALLETVHHHARFMLATAQPPGWTSQFREIVLDIEAELHDLRGLGDEAAELLDPVDYAESQRLGEKLRAADSEGVVYPSVRCPGGECAGLFYPDLASHPVQGRHLDYHWNGERVDLYRDRSAGEVYRIV; from the coding sequence GTGACCGATCCGGCGAGCCTGCCGATCACGCGCATCGCGTGGCGCGGGGCGGTCCGGATCATCCGCAGCATCTTCCCGCCGATCGACCTGTTCGAGGACATCGCCGACCCGGCCGACTGGCCGCTGCTGATAGCGGCCGAACAGAAGACCAATCCGCGCCTGATGGAAACGATCGGCAATCTCGATCTCGTTCCGCCCGAAAGACGTGTCTCTGGGGTGGGCGCGAGCTGGCTGATGGCGCCGTTCACCCATGTCAGCGTCGATCGGCCGAGTCGCTTCAGCGATGGCAGCTTCGGCGTGCTCTATATCGGCGATCGGTTCGATGTCGCGCTGCTGGAGACGGTGCATCACCATGCCCGCTTCATGCTGGCGACGGCGCAGCCGCCGGGGTGGACATCGCAATTCCGCGAGATCGTGCTCGATATCGAGGCCGAGCTGCATGATCTGCGCGGGTTGGGCGACGAGGCGGCAGAGCTGCTCGATCCGGTCGATTATGCGGAGAGCCAGCGGCTGGGCGAGAAACTCCGCGCGGCGGATTCGGAGGGCGTGGTCTACCCGAGCGTGCGCTGCCCGGGCGGAGAGTGCGCGGGGCTCTTCTATCCCGATCTTGCGAGCCATCCGGTGCAGGGCCGACATCTCGACTATCACTGGAACGGCGAACGGGTGGACCTCTACCGGGATCGCAGTGCCGGAGAAGTCTACCGCATCGTGTGA
- a CDS encoding SDR family NAD(P)-dependent oxidoreductase: MKLDSSLAAIVTGGASGLGEATARMLASQGVKVALLDLNAERGEAIARDIGGVFCACDVTSEASVDEALAKARAAHGIARIIVNCAGIAPGRRVVSKKRDTGELIAHDTATFEKAVAINLVGTFRIIAKSAAALAGLDPITADGGRGVIICTASVAAEDGQIGQAAYAASKAGVAGMTLPIARDLAQLGIRIVTIMPGLFETPMFAGLPEEAKASLAVSVPHPSRLGKPEEYAALARGIIENDMLNGTSIRLDGAIRLAPK; the protein is encoded by the coding sequence ATGAAACTCGATTCCTCCCTTGCCGCCATCGTCACAGGCGGCGCATCCGGCCTCGGCGAGGCGACTGCACGCATGCTGGCGAGCCAGGGCGTCAAGGTCGCGCTGCTCGACCTCAACGCCGAGCGCGGCGAGGCGATCGCCAGGGACATCGGTGGCGTGTTCTGCGCCTGCGACGTCACCAGCGAGGCCTCCGTCGATGAAGCGCTGGCCAAGGCCCGGGCCGCCCATGGCATCGCCCGCATCATCGTCAACTGCGCGGGTATCGCCCCCGGTCGCCGCGTCGTCTCAAAGAAGCGCGACACGGGCGAATTGATCGCCCACGACACCGCGACCTTCGAGAAGGCCGTTGCGATCAACCTCGTCGGCACCTTTCGCATCATCGCCAAATCGGCTGCGGCACTGGCCGGGCTGGACCCGATCACGGCCGATGGCGGCCGCGGCGTCATCATCTGCACGGCGTCGGTCGCGGCCGAGGACGGCCAGATCGGCCAGGCGGCCTATGCGGCCTCCAAGGCTGGCGTCGCCGGCATGACGCTGCCGATCGCGCGCGATCTGGCCCAGCTCGGCATCCGTATCGTCACCATCATGCCCGGCCTGTTCGAGACGCCGATGTTCGCCGGCCTGCCCGAGGAGGCCAAGGCCTCGCTCGCCGTTTCGGTGCCGCACCCGTCGCGCCTCGGCAAGCCCGAGGAGTACGCCGCGCTCGCTCGCGGCATCATCGAGAACGACATGCTGAATGGCACCTCAATCCGCCTCGACGGCGCGATCCGGCTGGCGCCGAAATAG